The Megasphaera vaginalis (ex Bordigoni et al. 2020) region AATGGGATGTTGCCGTTATCGCCAAGGATTTCGACTTATAAATCAAGACTGTCATTCTGCAGAGAATGACAGTCTTTTTACTCCTTTTTTACACGAACGTGTTCATGTACGGCCCTTTTGCTAGTATAATATAAAGAAATATAGGCTTAAGCATTGATGGTATAGGATGTGATCTGATGGCATTGATTTACTGCGTAGAAGACGATGAAAGTATTCGTGAGCTGATTGCGTACGCCCTAAAGGCACAAGGGTTCGAAGCGGTGGCTTTCGGCGACGGGAAAGACTTTTGGGAAGGGCTCAAGCGGGAGATTCCGGATCTGCTGCTTCTGGATATTATGCTGCCCGGTGAAAGCGGTATCGAAATTTTGGAAAAACTGCGCAATAATGGTGATTATAAGCATATTCCCGTTATTATGCTGACGGCTAAGACGAGTGAGTACGATGTGGTCAAGGGGTTGGATAAGGGAGCTGACGATTATGTCTGTAAGCCCTTTGGCATTATCGAACTGATTTCCCGGATTCGGGCCGTATTGCGGCGGCGTCCGGGAGAGAATTTGAATAACGCCGTATATTCGTATGGACCCATTGTTTTAAATACGGACAAGCATGAAGTACGTGTTGACGGGGAACTTTGCCGTCTGACGGCGAAGGAATTCGAGTTACTGCGATACTTGCTGGTCAATATCGATATCGTCCTCAAACGGGATCAGATTATGGAAGCCGTTTGGGGCTTTACCTATGCCGGAGAAAGCCGTACCATCGATATGCATGTCAAGAGCCTGCGCCATAAGCTGGGCAACGGCGGCTCCGTCATCAGGACGGTACGCGGCGTAGGCTATGTCGTAGGTGGTCATTCGTGAAACGGCGCGTATACTTCAGCCTTCTTCTGATGGGGATTCTCTGCATCTTTTTAACGGCTGCCGGCTACAGTTGGGTTTTCTGGCAGTCGACGGAAGAGCAGTCGGCAGAAGAACTGCGCAGCGCCATCGCCTGTGTTTCCGTCGGCTTGAAAGAAGCGCCTGATAAAGACGCTTACTTGGCTCACGTCGTTTCCCAAGCGCGGGGGAACTTGCGTATTACGTGGATCGATAAGAGCGGCGATATTCTTTATGAATCCGACTATGACAAGGGAAAAATGGAAAACCACATGGCGCGGCCTGAGGTAAAGGAGGCTATTGCGACCGGCTCCGGCATGGCGATCCGCGATTCACAGACCTTATCCAAGGCATTGTATTACACGGCCCTGCGTCTGGACGATCAGTCCGTCCTGCGCGTCAGCACGGAGCGGAATACGCTGTACAGTCATCTGTTTGCCAGCCTGCCCATCTTGATTACCCTTATCGGACTGACCGTTCTGGCTTGTGTCATCATTTCGCATCGGTTGACGGAATCTCTCCTGGAGCCGTTGCGGCGGACTGCCAGAATCATCGAGCGGATCAATCTTTCGTCTCGGGAAGCGCAGGACGGCACCGCGGCTATGCCGACATCGGAACAGCTTCTTATCGAATATGACGAGATTCAGCCGCTGATTCACAAGATCGTTGAGCAGGGAAGGCAGATAAACGCCGATGTCCGGAGTTTGGAGCAACAGAAAAACACGGTCCGGCTGATGATGGAGAATCTTACGGAAGCCGTCGTGCTGACAGATAAAGACGCCAATATTCTCGGCATCAACGGTGTTGCCAAGCAGTTTCTGAATGTTAAGCAGCATCTGGATGTCTGCGGTTTGCCGTTGCCTAAAATCTTTCCCGAAGTGCCGTGGCAGCAGCTTTTGCACGAAAGGCTTCCCGATGACGGGATACGCCGCAAATTTTTGCGTCAAAGCCGCCAATATGAACTCATCATCCAGCGCGTGTATGATGACGGCGAATTTTACGGCGTAATTTTTATCGTCATTGACGTTACGGAGCGGGAACGGCGGGAACAGCTGCGCCGGGAGTTCACGTCCAACGTAACTCATGAATTGAAGACGCCGCTGACTTCGATAAGCGGTTTTGCCGAAGTGTTATCAGCCGGTTTGTATCAAAGCGATGCCGATGTTCACCGGTTTGGGCGCCGGATCCATGAAGAGGCGCAACGGCTTTTGGGCATGATTCAGGAAGTTATTCATCTTTCGCATATTGAAGAAGGAAGAAAAAGGAAGGAACCGGAAAAAGTCGTTCTTAAGGAATTGGCGGAAGATATTATCAATTTCATTTCACCGCTGATTTCCGATAAGCAGGTGACTGTACACTGTCAGATGGAAGCGGCGATGATCTGGGGAGATAAAGCGTTATTGCGTGAGCTTTTGATGAATCTCATCGACAATGCCGTCAAGTACAACCGCCGCGGCGGCCATGTGTACATCAACATCGCCGCAATCGGCGGCAAGGTTCTCCTCACTGTGCGCGATACGGGGATCGGTATTCCCGAGGATAAGCAGCAGCAGGTCTTTGAACGATTTTACCGTGTTGACGACAGCCGTTCGCAGAAAATCGGCGGCAGCGGTTTGGGATTGGCGATCGTCAAGCACATTGCCGAACAGCATCAGGGCCAAATACGGCTGCAGAGCAGAGAGGCCGAGGGGACGGAGATCAGCATCCTTTTCCCGGCGGCAAGATAATAATCGTATATACAGTAGCGTGGCTCCCTTGTCGGGGAGCCACTTTTTACAAAACTTTACATAGCGTATATGGAAACCTTACAGGTCCTTGATACCATAGGGATGTAGCAAAGAGACATGCAGTCAGCATACTTAAAGGAGAGGATTTATAATGAAATTGAAAAAATTGGTGCTCGTCGCTTTGGCAGCAATGATGGTTCTGGGCGCAGCCGGCTGTGGCAGTCAGGGCGGCGATGACAAGGGCAAGAAAGCGCAAGCCGTTTCCGGCAGCATTACGGGCTCCGGTTCATCGGCGCTGCTTCCTTTGGTCAAAGATGCCGCGGAAAAATTCAAAGCTGAAAATCCCGATGTATCAATCAGTCTGAATGCCGGCGGCTCCGGCACGGGCTTGAAACAGGTTGCCGACGGATCCGTTGATATGGGCAACTCCGATGTTCCGGCAGAAACCAAGTTATCGGCGGAACAGGCGGGCAAGTTGGAAGACCATAAGATCTGTGTCATGACGGTGGCCACAATCGTTCATCCCGACATTGCAACGGTTGTAAAATCGTTGACGCAACAGCAGCTGCAGGATATCTTCACGGCAAAGATCACGAACTGGAAAGACGTCGGCGGTCCGGATCAGGCTATCGTGCTCGTTACACGGCCCAAGACTTCCGGTACCCGCGCGCTCTATCAGAAATATGCCTTGAACGGACAGGAAGAAAGCAGCAACAAGACGTTGGAAACGGATAACTCCGGCATCCTCGTTCAAAGCGTTGCGCAAAATCCCGGTTCCATCGGCTATGTAGCTCTTCCGTACGTAGTGAACGACAAGAGCGTCGGCACCATCGCCATTGACGGTGTAGAACCTACTTTGGCCAATACGTACAGCGGCAAATACGCCGTATGGGGCTATGAACACGTATACACGAACAAACAGCCGAAAGATGCCGTAAAAGCCTTCATCGACTACATGCTATCCGATAAATACGGTCAGCGGATTGAAGAACTCGGTTACGGTGTCAGCAGCAAGATGCAGACTAAAGACGTTCATTAAGGAGGAAGTTCATGTCAACGCTCGATTTAGCTGCTTCACGAGCTAAAAGGCATGAAACCATTGCCCGCACACTGATATCAGTGTGCGGCATTGCTTCTGCCTTTGTACCTTTTTTTATCGGCGCCTTTCTGTTTTGGAAGGGCAGCGATACGTTCCTCGTGTTTCAGCATGGATTAACGGAATTTCTCTTTTCCGGGCAATGGGCTCCGAGTGATACTGCCGAAGGCGGCGGGATGATCGGTGCCGGCATGTTCTTGGCCGGGTCCCTGGTTACCTGTTTGCTGGCTTTGTTGATTTCGCTGCCGATCAGCATGGCGACTTCGATCTTCATGACGGAGATCGCCGAACCGAGGACACGCCGGCTTATACAACCGGCAGTGGAACTATTTACGGGAATTCCGTCAGTCGTATACGGCTGGATCGGCTTGACTGTATTGGTACCGTTTTTGCGGAAACTGTTCCCGATGCCTTTCGGCTTTTCCGTATTGGCTGCCGGCTGCGTGTTGGCAGTCATGATCTTTCCGACGATTACGACGATGGCCGCCGACGCGATGACGGCCGTACCGAATGCATGGCGTGAAGCGTCCTACGGACTGGGCGCGACGCGTTGGGAAACGATACGCAATATCGTCCTGCCGGCGGCCAGTGGCGGCATTTTTACGGGCATTATTTTAGGTTTGGCGAGAG contains the following coding sequences:
- a CDS encoding response regulator transcription factor — encoded protein: MALIYCVEDDESIRELIAYALKAQGFEAVAFGDGKDFWEGLKREIPDLLLLDIMLPGESGIEILEKLRNNGDYKHIPVIMLTAKTSEYDVVKGLDKGADDYVCKPFGIIELISRIRAVLRRRPGENLNNAVYSYGPIVLNTDKHEVRVDGELCRLTAKEFELLRYLLVNIDIVLKRDQIMEAVWGFTYAGESRTIDMHVKSLRHKLGNGGSVIRTVRGVGYVVGGHS
- a CDS encoding sensor histidine kinase encodes the protein MKRRVYFSLLLMGILCIFLTAAGYSWVFWQSTEEQSAEELRSAIACVSVGLKEAPDKDAYLAHVVSQARGNLRITWIDKSGDILYESDYDKGKMENHMARPEVKEAIATGSGMAIRDSQTLSKALYYTALRLDDQSVLRVSTERNTLYSHLFASLPILITLIGLTVLACVIISHRLTESLLEPLRRTARIIERINLSSREAQDGTAAMPTSEQLLIEYDEIQPLIHKIVEQGRQINADVRSLEQQKNTVRLMMENLTEAVVLTDKDANILGINGVAKQFLNVKQHLDVCGLPLPKIFPEVPWQQLLHERLPDDGIRRKFLRQSRQYELIIQRVYDDGEFYGVIFIVIDVTERERREQLRREFTSNVTHELKTPLTSISGFAEVLSAGLYQSDADVHRFGRRIHEEAQRLLGMIQEVIHLSHIEEGRKRKEPEKVVLKELAEDIINFISPLISDKQVTVHCQMEAAMIWGDKALLRELLMNLIDNAVKYNRRGGHVYINIAAIGGKVLLTVRDTGIGIPEDKQQQVFERFYRVDDSRSQKIGGSGLGLAIVKHIAEQHQGQIRLQSREAEGTEISILFPAAR
- a CDS encoding phosphate ABC transporter substrate-binding protein, producing the protein MKLKKLVLVALAAMMVLGAAGCGSQGGDDKGKKAQAVSGSITGSGSSALLPLVKDAAEKFKAENPDVSISLNAGGSGTGLKQVADGSVDMGNSDVPAETKLSAEQAGKLEDHKICVMTVATIVHPDIATVVKSLTQQQLQDIFTAKITNWKDVGGPDQAIVLVTRPKTSGTRALYQKYALNGQEESSNKTLETDNSGILVQSVAQNPGSIGYVALPYVVNDKSVGTIAIDGVEPTLANTYSGKYAVWGYEHVYTNKQPKDAVKAFIDYMLSDKYGQRIEELGYGVSSKMQTKDVH
- the pstC gene encoding phosphate ABC transporter permease subunit PstC; its protein translation is MSTLDLAASRAKRHETIARTLISVCGIASAFVPFFIGAFLFWKGSDTFLVFQHGLTEFLFSGQWAPSDTAEGGGMIGAGMFLAGSLVTCLLALLISLPISMATSIFMTEIAEPRTRRLIQPAVELFTGIPSVVYGWIGLTVLVPFLRKLFPMPFGFSVLAAGCVLAVMIFPTITTMAADAMTAVPNAWREASYGLGATRWETIRNIVLPAASGGIFTGIILGLARALGEALAVAMVIGQMKVFPTSLFLPASTLTTAIASDMGGAMEGGEYSAALWTMALLLFILSFVFIYLIHRIHSASELKGRS